One genomic window of Cercospora beticola chromosome 5, complete sequence includes the following:
- the TIM10 gene encoding protein transporter tim10: MSFLGFGGRPQPSSTEKIAAAEAEIEMVGNMFNQLVDTCTKKCIPNNYREGELNKGESVCLDRCVAKFFEVNIKVSEKMQGEAQARQGGGGFMR; the protein is encoded by the exons ATGTCTTTCCTCGGATTCGGTGGCCGACCGCAGCCTTCATCGACGGAGAAgattgcagctgcagaggcagagaTTGAGATGGTCGGCAACATGTTCAACCA GCTCGTCGACACATGCACAAAGAAGTGCATCCCCAACAACTACCGCGAAGGCGAACTGAACAAGGGCGAATCCGTCTGCCTCGATCGATGCGTCGCGAAGTTCTTCGAGGTCAACATCAAGGTGTCAGAGAAGATGCAAGGAGAGGCGCAGGCGAGACAAGGAGGTGGTGGATTCATGAGGTAG